GTAGTCACTGAAGCCGAGATTGAAAAACTGCTGTCGGAAAAGAAGTCGCCGCTCGCTTACTGCGGTTACGAGCCTTCGGGGGAAGTGCATCTCGGACACCTTGTCACGATCACCAAGCTGCTGGATTTGCAGAAGGCCGGCTTCAAGGTCAAGGTGCTTCTGGCGGACTGGCATGCCTGGCTCAACAAAAAGGGCGACTGGCAGTTCATAAAGGAAAACTGCAAGCTGTGGGAAAAAACCTTCAAAAAATCCGGCCTCGAAAAAGCGGAATTTGTTCTGGGTTCAGGTTTCCAGCAGGAAAAGGATTACGTGAAAGACGTCCTGGTTCTGGCACAGCACACCACGCTCAACAGGGCGACGCGCGCCATGCAGGAGGTTGCGCGCGATTTGGAGAACGCGAGCGTTTCGCAGATGATCTATCCACTCATGCAGATAGCGGACATGAAATACTTGAAGGTTGATGTGGCCCAGTCCGGAATAGAGCAGAGAAAAATCCACATGCTGGCGAGGGAAAACCTCCAAACAATCGGCTGCAAAACCGTTTCATTCGTGCACACGCCGCTCGTGAACAGCCTGCTCGGCCCCGGACAGAAAATGTCCTCATCGGTTCCGAATTCCCTGATTTCAATGCGCGATTCGGAGCAGGAAATTTCGGCAAAACTCAAAAAAGCCTACTGTCCGGAGGGCGTGGTGGAAAACAACCCGGTTCTTGAAATCGCCAGGCTCGTTGTCTTTCCGCGCATCAGGGAAATCAAAATCGAGAGGCCGGAAAAATTCGGCGGAAACGCTTCCTTCGCGGATTATGCGGGGCTGGAAAAGGCGTTCGCGGAAAAAACCCTGCATCCCGCTGATTTGAAGCCCGCGATTGCAATTGCGCTGGCAAAAATCCTGAAATAACGCAGGCCAAGCGTTTTCAAAATGCCGGCATCCGCCAAAAAAAAACATGGCTTTGTGAATGAAAAAGCCTTATTTTTCCAAATCGCGTTCCGCCTAAAAAATCCCACCGCAACCTAATTAAAGCGCGCGCGCATTATCATTTACGATGGCTTCAGCCGCGGTTTCGTGGGATATTTTCTTTGCCTTGCTCTCGGCGCTCATACTGTTTGTTTACGGCATAGAGCATTTCAGCGAACGCATCAGGCGCATAGCCGGGGAAAGGTTCAGGTCACTGCTCGGAAGGCTGACAAAAAGCCCGTGGAAAGGCGCCTTGCTGGGCGCAGTCGCAACAGCCATCACGCAGTCGAGCACCGCGATAACAGTCATTTCGGTCAGCCTGGTCAACGCGGGAACGATTTCGTTTGCGCAGAGCCTCGGTATAATAATCGGCGCCAACGTCGGGACGACTTTCACCGGCCAGCTGTTGGCAAACAATCTCGCCTCGTTCGGACCGGTTTTCATCATTCTCGGTTTTTTGATTGACGTTTTCGGCAAAAAATACAGGTTTTTGGGCAAACCGGTTTTCTATTTCGGCCTGGTGTTCTTTTCCCTTACGCTTGTGACTGCAACTCTCGCGCCGTTCCGGGATGACCCGGCAATCATTTCGCTTCTGAAAAACAACCTCAGCCTGCCGGTTGCCCTCCTGGCGGGCATTGCCTTCACTATCCTGTTCCAGTCAAGCGCGGTAACAAGCGGCGTTGTAGTTGTCCTCGCGCAAAGCGGCTTTCTATCGCTTGAACAGTCCATTCCCATAATCCTTGGCGCAAACATCGGCACGACCGCAACCGCGCTTTTTGCTTCCTCCCGGATGAGCGTTTTCGCCAAAAGAGCCGCGGCGTCACATTTCGTTTTCAATGCCACGGGAGTCATAGCCTTCCTCGCCTTGTTGCCGTTTTTTGCCGGCGCTGTCACCGCATTGGGCGGCAGCACCGGCCAGCAGGTTGCAAACGCGCATGTCATAGTGAACCTTTCAACCGCAATCGCGTTCCTGCTGGCAATCGGCCATTTCAAGTCCTTCATCGAATGGCTTGTCAAGGGCGATGAAAAGGAAATCGTTTTCAGGACAAAATTCATAATGGAAAAGCCGCCTGAAAGCAATGCCGGGGCGTTCAACGCAATTGAAAATGAGCTGAGGCACGCGGTCGGAATCACGGCGGAACTGCTTGACAACTCAATCGAAATGCTCGGCTCCGCTTCCCTTGAAAACAGGAACCGCGTTGAAAAACTCGGGGAATTCGGCGATTTCCTGAATGAAAAAATCGAGGCCGCAATCCACGAGCTTTCGACAAGGCAGCTTTCCGAAAAGGAGGCCTTGCAGACCGTGCTGCTTGTCAGGATGTCGAACGAAATAGAGCGCATCGGCGACAACGGCGTGAACATCTCACTGCTTGCGGTTGCGGTGGCGGAAAAAGGCCAGCCCCTGCCGGAAGGGCAGGCAAACGGAATCCGCGAAATTTACGGCCTGCTCAAAAAGGACTTGGCGGAACTCGGAAGGACCCTGCCGAGAATCAGCGAGTCGTCAGTGAAATCTATCAAGGATGCCGACAAGGCGTTCTGGGAAAAGGTTTCGCGCGAATACGGCTTGCATCTCAAAAGGCTGTCATCCGGAAACGAGCATGCGGACAGCATGCTCCTCGAAGCATTGTCGCTCATAGAGGCGATAAGCACCAAAACGAGGGAGCTGAGAAAACTCTCGGAAATGTACCCGGAACATGAAACCGGCGGAAATCCAGTCCAGGAAAACGGGCAGAATGTTTAAATACAAAAAAAGCTTAATATTGGAAGTCAGCAGCATGGACGTCAACATTTTAAGCCCGAAAACCGCGGTTGCAAACGCGTTCAAGGAGCCAAGCATAAGCCAGGCACTGTTCGTCGTGGTCCTGGCATGGATTATTCCAATAATCGCGCAGGCAATCCAGGGATTCGGCATAAGCATTTCAAGCGAGATTTTCCAGCTGGTCTTTTCAGCGGCAAGGCTGTTTTTGGGCGCCGCGATAATTTACGCCGCGGCATACCTGTTGAAGGCCGAAAAGGCCAAGGGAAAATTCAATGCAATCGTGTCAGCCTGGTCCCTTGTCTGGATTGTTTCGCTCGCGGCCGCAATCCTCGTGTTCATTTTCCTGCCGCTTGCATTCGCCCCGTCAGTCGTCGACCCGGTCAAAAAGTTTTCCAACAGGGAGATTGGCATTGAAACCCTCTCCGCAAGCCTCAGCGCGGCACTGGATTCAGCCGATAGCCCCGTGAATTTCCCTGTCCTGGCGGTTCTCGGCGTTTTAAGCCTGATACTGTTTGCACTGGCATTTTCCATTGTTTACCGGATTTTCAAGGAAATCCTCGGATTCAGGCCGATTCCCGTGCTTGCAACCGAAATTGCCGCATTGTTCGCCTTTTTCCTCATAACCGGCCTTCTCGGCATCTGACCGGCAGAACCGGAATATGCTCTCCAAGATTTGTCTTGCACGCCCGGAAATCTTTGCTATAGCCTACTCGGCGCCTCGCGAAGCGGGGCGCCTTAATCCCGACGCAGGGGGCTCCGCCCCCTTGCAAGCCCCTGAAAAATTTACCTCTACTTACTCGGCGGTTCATAACGTGAACCGCCTTAGTTTCGGCACGCGCGGTCGAAAACGCGCCCGGACGAAACCGCCGCACAAAAGACTTTTAAGCGCCGCGGAGCAAAAAAAACTTTTAAAAGGCTAACCGATGCCAAAATAATCCTGAAAAAAGTGAAAATACTATGAAAAAAATCAGGTGCCCGGACTGCAGGGAACTCTTTGAGATAGACGAAACCGAGTACGATGAGGGCGACTACGTCAACTGCCCGGAGTGCAACACGGAGCTTGTCATAGTCGAGCACGTGAAGGGCAAATTCAAGATAAAGCTTGCAAAGGAAGTCGAAATGGAAGACGATGACGAGCCTGAAGAGGAAGAGGTCCCTGAAGAATCAGAGTGAAAACAGAACCCGGGGCGCCTGGCCGGGCTTCCGTTCAACCCATTTTTATTTTTCTTTCCCGCAACCGCTTCAAGGTCTTTTCGCTTTGCAGTTCGCGCAATGCGTCAGCCGCAATCCAGCGGCCGGGTTTAGAGCCAAGCTTTTGGATTTCCCTTGCCACGGCAACCGCCCTTTTGTTCAGGCGGAGATTCCGTTTGCCGATCTGCCTCAATGCCCAGTTCACGGCTTTTTTCACGAAATTCCTTTCGTCCCCGGATTCGCGCACAATCAGCGGGAAAAACTTTTCAAAATCCTTGTCCTTCGCGCTTTTGTCATGCACTGAAAGGCACGCCATGAGCACGAAGCCGGTGCGTTTCACGAATTCTTCCTTGCGCGAGCACAACTCAACCGCTTTTTGCCAGGCAAAAGGCGTTTTGTCGAAAAGGTTGCTGCACGTCTGGTCGACGACATCCCAGGAATCAAAATCAGACACCCATTCCTCGAACTGCTTTTCAGAAACAAGGCCCGGGTCACCGGCCATTCCCGCCAAAAGCCTGGCTTCATGAATGCCCGTTTTCCACAACGCCACGGCAAGCTTGTGGTCTGTGCCTAGCTCTTTTGCAAACGGCCTCAAATCATAAATCGAAACGCCGAGCGTGCCCTTCGGGTTGATGCCGAAGCGTTTCATGCCCTCGACGTTTTTTGGGTTCGCCATCGACCTAAGAGTTTTAAGAATTTTTTCAAAAGTATCCATTTTGACCGAACTCAGGCCAGCGCCTTGGTCTTTTCTTTAGGTTGGCCGATTCCGTCCATGGACTTTCTCAAAAGCAGTCTGTCAAGTTCAATAAGCTGCTTGACGACAGGATTGGCAATGTTAAGCTTGTACATTTTCGCTTTTCCGACCTGACGGGTGTATTTTACTGCCCCTTTCTCTTCAAGCTGCCCCCAAAAAGTTTCCATTGTGTTCCATGAAACGCCTGCGTTCCTGCAAATTTCCTTTTTGCCGTAATCAAATATGTCGTTCTCGATAAGGAAATCCAGAACCCTTATCATCGGGTAGTCGCCAAAGAAGTCAACAAACAGGGATTTTTCAGTTTTCATATTATACCACAGTGTAGCGAATACTATACTATTCGCCAATAACAGTTTAATGAAAACACAAGTTTAAAAATCTATATTATAAAGTATTAATTTATGAAACTTTCTTCTTTCGAGATTCGCCGGAAAATCCTTTACAAAATGGCAAGACACAACATCTGGGGCGGCAAGCATACCGCTTTCGATAACATCCCGCACGGTTTTCCAAAAGAGTTGTGGAAAGACGTAAGAAAGGAAACCGAAGAACTGATAAAAGAAGGAATCATTGTCAAAAAACCAACCGGCTATGGCCTGCATGTTTCATTGAATGTCGGGAAAAAAGCGGAAATTGAAAAAATACTCTTTGAATAAAAAAAGCTATAACTTTCCGGCACAATAAGCGAACGCGTTTTCGAAAATTTTCATGCCCGCGCCTTTTTCCGGCACGGAAAGGCCTTTCCGCAACAGCTCGTTTTTCACCCTTGCCCAGTGCGGATGCTGGTAAAAAGAAACGTGCCCTTCGGGGTGCGGCATCAGCCCGAAAACCCTGCCGGTTTCGTCGCAGACGCCTGCAATCGCGTTCACTGAGCCATTTGGGTTTTCAGGATAAGAATTTGTTATGTTGAAGTCTTTGTCCGCGTAACGCATGGCGACAAGGTTTTCCGCTTCGAGCGCTTTCAAAACTTCCGCGCTTGCCGGAATAAATTTGCCCTCGCCATGCCGCACAGGCAATTCAAGAGTTTCAATGCCGCGCGTGAAAATGCACGGGCTTTTTTCGTTAACATTTAGCCCGACCCACCGGTCTTCAAACCTTCCCGAATCGTTGGCAAAAAGCGTGGACTGCTGTTCAAAATATTTTCCGCCCAACGCCGGAACGATTCCAAGTTTTACCATCATCTGGAAACCATTGCAAATGCCGAGAACAAGCTTTTTTTCGTCGATGAATTTTTGCAGTTCTTCGCGGAACGAATGCGAATTGAGTTTGGCAAAAACGAGCTTGTTTGCCATGCCCTTTCCCGCGCCAAGGTCGTCGCCGTAGGAAAAGCCGCCCGGAAACGCCAGAAGCGAATAATCGGAAAGGCTCGCCTTCCTTGCGAGGATATCGTTGACGTGCACGCGCTCCGCAAGAAAGCCCGCGGCATTCAGCGCGGCCTGCGTTTCAAAATCGCAGTTTATGCCATAGCCCGTCAGGACAAGCGCAGTCGGTCTTTTTTGTTCCGCCATTTTTACCACTTCAATGTTTTCTGCCAAGACGCTTTCAGAACGTCAATTTTTTCGTCAATTACGGCTTTGCCTTCAAAGCCGGTTATCAAAAGCCTTTTTTCCCGCAACACCAACCCAACAAAAGATATGCCATTGCCGGAAAGCGCCTTTTCAAACTCCGACTTGTTTTCCGGTGCAACAGTCACGACAAAACGCGAAGGCGACTCGGAAAACAGTGCAAAATCATCGCGCCTTTCGCCCGCGAATTCGAGCTTGCGCAAATCCGCTTCAATGCCGAGACCGCCCGCAAACGCGGTTTCCGAGAGGCATACCGCGAGGCCGCCGTCGCTGATGTCGTGGCAGCTTGCAAGCAGGCCTTTTTCAATCGCTTTCGCCAAGGCGGAGTAAAGCTTCCGCGCCTTTTTCGCGTCAACCTTCGGCACTTCGCCGCCGAAAAAGCCCTTCGAGTCAAAATATTCCGAACAGGCAAGCTCGGCTTTCGTTTCGCCGAGCACGTAGACAAGGTCGCCGGCCCGCTTCGCGTCAATCGTGACGGCTTTGCGCACGTCGTCAATTTTTGCAATCGCCGAGACAAGCACTGTCGGCGGAATTGAAATCTTTTTGCCGCCAATGCGGTAATCGTTTTTCATGCTGTCCTTTCCGGAAATGAACGGCGTGCCATAAGCAACCGCCAAATCATACAACGCCTTGTTTGCGCGCACGAGCTGGCCGAGTTTGAACTTTCCATCCGGATTTTTCTGCGAATCGAAGACCGGGTCGGGCCAGCAAAAGTTGTCAAGGACCGCGATGTGTTCCGGGTTGGCGCCGGTTGCAACCGCGTTTCGCACCGCCTCGTCCAGGGCGTTTGCCGCCATCCAGTAGGCGTCGGCGTCGCTTAAGCGCGGGCACAAGCCGTTTGAAACAACGATCCCTTCAAAAGAATCAAACAGCGGCTTGACAACTCCCGCGTCGCTCGGGCCGTCGTTTTCCGCGCCCTCCAGCGGCTTGACAATCGAAGAGCCCTGCACTTCATGGTCGTACTGCCTTACAACAAATTCCTTGCTGCAAACGTTCAGCCTTGCAAGCAATGCATTCAGTTCCGCGCCCAAATCAGACGGCTCGGCGAAAACATT
The sequence above is drawn from the Candidatus Diapherotrites archaeon genome and encodes:
- a CDS encoding tyrosine--tRNA ligase: MELQEKLELVKRNTAEVVTEAEIEKLLSEKKSPLAYCGYEPSGEVHLGHLVTITKLLDLQKAGFKVKVLLADWHAWLNKKGDWQFIKENCKLWEKTFKKSGLEKAEFVLGSGFQQEKDYVKDVLVLAQHTTLNRATRAMQEVARDLENASVSQMIYPLMQIADMKYLKVDVAQSGIEQRKIHMLARENLQTIGCKTVSFVHTPLVNSLLGPGQKMSSSVPNSLISMRDSEQEISAKLKKAYCPEGVVENNPVLEIARLVVFPRIREIKIERPEKFGGNASFADYAGLEKAFAEKTLHPADLKPAIAIALAKILK
- a CDS encoding Na/Pi cotransporter family protein, translated to MASAAVSWDIFFALLSALILFVYGIEHFSERIRRIAGERFRSLLGRLTKSPWKGALLGAVATAITQSSTAITVISVSLVNAGTISFAQSLGIIIGANVGTTFTGQLLANNLASFGPVFIILGFLIDVFGKKYRFLGKPVFYFGLVFFSLTLVTATLAPFRDDPAIISLLKNNLSLPVALLAGIAFTILFQSSAVTSGVVVVLAQSGFLSLEQSIPIILGANIGTTATALFASSRMSVFAKRAAASHFVFNATGVIAFLALLPFFAGAVTALGGSTGQQVANAHVIVNLSTAIAFLLAIGHFKSFIEWLVKGDEKEIVFRTKFIMEKPPESNAGAFNAIENELRHAVGITAELLDNSIEMLGSASLENRNRVEKLGEFGDFLNEKIEAAIHELSTRQLSEKEALQTVLLVRMSNEIERIGDNGVNISLLAVAVAEKGQPLPEGQANGIREIYGLLKKDLAELGRTLPRISESSVKSIKDADKAFWEKVSREYGLHLKRLSSGNEHADSMLLEALSLIEAISTKTRELRKLSEMYPEHETGGNPVQENGQNV
- a CDS encoding DNA alkylation repair protein; this translates as MDTFEKILKTLRSMANPKNVEGMKRFGINPKGTLGVSIYDLRPFAKELGTDHKLAVALWKTGIHEARLLAGMAGDPGLVSEKQFEEWVSDFDSWDVVDQTCSNLFDKTPFAWQKAVELCSRKEEFVKRTGFVLMACLSVHDKSAKDKDFEKFFPLIVRESGDERNFVKKAVNWALRQIGKRNLRLNKRAVAVAREIQKLGSKPGRWIAADALRELQSEKTLKRLRERKIKMG
- a CDS encoding phosphoribosylformylglycinamidine synthase subunit PurQ, producing the protein MAEQKRPTALVLTGYGINCDFETQAALNAAGFLAERVHVNDILARKASLSDYSLLAFPGGFSYGDDLGAGKGMANKLVFAKLNSHSFREELQKFIDEKKLVLGICNGFQMMVKLGIVPALGGKYFEQQSTLFANDSGRFEDRWVGLNVNEKSPCIFTRGIETLELPVRHGEGKFIPASAEVLKALEAENLVAMRYADKDFNITNSYPENPNGSVNAIAGVCDETGRVFGLMPHPEGHVSFYQHPHWARVKNELLRKGLSVPEKGAGMKIFENAFAYCAGKL